In Arachis stenosperma cultivar V10309 chromosome 1, arast.V10309.gnm1.PFL2, whole genome shotgun sequence, one DNA window encodes the following:
- the LOC130979169 gene encoding uncharacterized protein LOC130979169, giving the protein MLRKVEKHPDDLVPINIVVTDFSGTSTPAKGLVTLTVKVGSSERHSVFVVVPSKASYNALLGRDWIHGVGVVPSTVHQSVLLWIKNGKPKIVKVDSNLYVEQLHADFRMYNRKLKPLNVDRSLNPYNCEGCYLYSKGLSVKLRYPKVENKVDSSDEVGSQRVSNLSRCDNIDSMSSVEFSYKFTVSCNGNNNASRTADLIAEAHCVENQKSLRFEKYSVKDDDYYRGWVSNIVPVIKKNGKLRVCTDFRDLNNATLKDEYFMPIANMLIDSAAGNEILSFMDGYLGYNQIFIAEDDVSKTVFRCPGAIASENTIGCMLAQDDENGHERAVYYLSRVLMDIETRVFYVLISELWDLEEVMFNGF; this is encoded by the exons ATGTTAAGGAAAGTGGAAAAACATCCTGATGACTTGGTTCCCATAAATATTGTTGTGACGGACTTCAGTGGGACTTCTACACCAGCGAAAGGATTGGTGACTCTGACTGTGAAGGTTGGATCCTCGGAGAGACATTCTGTCTTTGTGGTAGTTCCATCAAAGGCAAGCTATAATGCTTTACTGGGGCGAGACTGGATTCATGGTGTGGGTGTTGTACCTTCTACTGTGCATCAGAGTGTTCTTCTGTGGATTAAGAATGGGAAACCTAAAATCGTCAAGGTAGATTCAAATTTATATGTCGAACAGCTGCATGCCGATTTTAGGATGTATAATCGTAAGTTAAAGCCTTTGAATGTTGATCGATCGCTGAATCCTTATAATTGTGAAGGGTGCTACTTATATTCAAAAGGCCTCTCAGTGAAGTTGCGTTACCCAAAGGTGG AAAATAAAGTTGATTCTTCTGATGAAGTTGGATCACAAAGGGTTAGTAATCTTTCTAGGTGTGACAATATTGATTCGATGTCTTCAGTCGAATTTAGTTATAAATTTACTGTTTCTTGTAATGGAAATAATAATGCAAGCCGAACTGCCGATTTGATAGCAGAGGCTCATTGTGTAGAAAATCAAA AATCATTACGTTTTGAGAAATATTCGGTAAAAGATGATGATTATTATAGAGG GTGGGTTTCGAATATTGTCCCAGTGATAAAGAAAAATGGGAAGTTAAGAGTATGCACTGATTTTCGAGATTTGAATAATGCTACTCTAAAGGATGAATATTTCATGCCGATTGCAAATATGTTAATTGATTCTGCGGCAGGAAATGAAATCCTTAGTTTTATGGATGGTTATTTAGGGTATAACCAAATCTTCATTGCAGAAGATGACGTGTCCAAAACTGTTTTTCGTTGTCCTGGGGCAATCG CATCTGAGAACACCATTGGGTGTATGTTAGCCCAAGATGATGAAAACGGTCATGAGCGAGCAGTTTATTACCTTAGTCGAGTCTTAATGGATATCGAAACAAG GGTTTTCTATGTTTTAATAAGTGAGTTATGGGACTTGGAAGAGGTTATGTTTAATGGTTTCTAA